A stretch of Lactuca sativa cultivar Salinas chromosome 6, Lsat_Salinas_v11, whole genome shotgun sequence DNA encodes these proteins:
- the LOC111886896 gene encoding uncharacterized protein LOC111886896: protein MSTTTIIHHYPPTTTNATTTTTTTTYLPPLLPPSFPSATTTSYCYYHLPPSSPSTTTTNPYHSHHPPTTTATTYHHLSPPQPPPTLTTITATTTYLPPLSPLSITTTPTITATTTTTTTTHISPLPPTKTTTTTITITTTTYHYPTPPPSPSTITVTINQHHHQLSSPPPPSPTTTTRMNVQLIK, encoded by the coding sequence ATGTCTACCACCACCATCATCCACCACTACCCACCTACCACCACcaacgccaccaccaccaccaccaccaccacctacctaCCGCCACTATTACCACCATCATTTCCTAGCGCTACTACTACTTCTTATTGTTACTACCACCtgccaccatcatcaccatctaccaccaccaccaatcCCTACCATAGCCACCACCCACCTACCACCACCGCTACTACCTACCACCACCTGTCACCGCCACAACCACCACCTACCCTCACTACCATTACTGCCACCACCACCTACCTACCGCCACTGTCACCACTATCAATCACCACCACCCCTACTATCAccgctactaccaccaccaccaccaccacccatatcTCGCCACTACCACCTACCaaaactaccaccaccaccatcaccatcaccaccactacctACCACTACCctacaccaccaccatcaccgtcCACTATCACCGTCACTATCAACCAACACCACCACCAACTATCATCGCCACCGCCACCATCTCCTACTACCACCACCAGAATGAATGTTcaattaataaaatga